From the genome of Capsicum annuum cultivar UCD-10X-F1 chromosome 4, UCD10Xv1.1, whole genome shotgun sequence:
TTGATGGACAAACAAAATTGTGGATTTTGTGGGAATAAATGcaggaaaaataatataaacataaaccttaatttatcatatttatacaaattcctaccttacaaaataattacaaaaatctcaactaattatgtttctttgttggatgtattggggagctaattatgtatctcaacagattcaaaattgaaaaaaatataacgggagctaattatgtatctataCAAGCAAAAATTATGTCTTCGTTGGATGTACTATGTATCTtaacccaaaatcgaaaaaatatatcgaaagttaattatgtatctttacaaaaaaaaaaatatatcttcattgaatgaattgaaagctaattatgtatctcgatagactcAAAATCAAAGTTTTCAATAATTATGCAAAACGTCGGAATTTTCttaattaagctccaaactgtGAAGATTTATATTTTTGCCCTAAACTAAATGGACCTAAATCTCCAATGACTAGAGTTGCCAAATGTATTTTAAGTTGTAGCAAACACCATATAAGATTgattattttgaccaaattgagTAATTATTTAGCAACAATAAGTGATTAAATGAAATGTATTACAATATAATTTACACTAAACAACACATATTACAAAATGATGACCAATACacaataaattatgaatttaatttgaTAATGACCACGTGAAGAACGCACAACGACATTGATTTTTGTAAGATTTTATTCTATTATACTAATTTAATAATAgtaaattattgaatatttaatttaatttcctCAAATGACAACTAATTTTCTAGATAATTATTGGCCAAAAACTCAAAAGTAAGAACAGGTGGGCTGTGTAAGAACTCCAATAATTAAATATTCCAcgtttcttttatttattttatccagtatatattttttttcccttttaaaaaatgttaattaagtatttttatagtttaaattACTCCTATTATGATAATGTATCTCAATAATACTagtataattttaagaaaaaaataacataaacatacaccttaacttaccatatttacataattttctacctttataaagtaattacaaaaatttcagctaattatgtatttttgttgGATGTATCGGTAGCTAATTATGTATATCAATAGATCTAGAATCGAAAAAAATATagcaggagctaattatgtatctctgtAAATGTATTTTTGTTGGATCTATCACGAGCTAATTATGTAGTTTTACAGAGAACAAAATATATCTTCGCTAGATGTATCGGGAGCTacttatgtatctcgacagacccagaattggaattttcagtaattatgtaaaatatagaGATTTTCTTTAATTAAGATTCAAACTGTCGGGATTTGTGTTGTTTACCCtaattttgaattataaatttatttactaGATACtagataattttgaaaaaatgattaCTTAATTAAATTTATAACTTAATTATGATAAATTCATATAGATTTTTCATACATCTAAAGTCAACAgagtaaaaaaaagaatttaaagaatTTTTCAACAAATTCAAAAGTTCAACAATTCACTACTATAATCATAACTACAGATTCAACAAAACTCAATAATCTTAAActcaaatattatatttctattaaagaaagttatttaatatgtataaataaatcTATCGAAAAAATTTCATTATCTGCAGTAGATGAGATTGTTTCTTCCTTAATCAAAGGTCTCGAATTCGAGCTCGGATATGAACAATTCTTGTAGGGAGTGTTATCTCCTGAATGAATCCTACCCGATATGAATTCAGATCGATCGGGCTCCAATGAGGTTATCGAACAGTgaatgggaaaccaaaaaaaagaaaaatttccttatctgcagtggatggggctgctcctcCCTAAccagaggtctcgggttcgagtCTGGGTATGAAAAATTCTTGATAGGGAGCGCTACCCCGAATGGATCCTACCCGACACGAATTCAAATCAGTCGGGCTCCAATGTGGTTACCGAACACTGAATGggaaaccaaaaacaaaaaattcctcaTCTACCATGGATGTGGTTGTTCCCCCTTAACAAGAGGTCCAGGGTTCGAGTTCGGGTATGAAAAATTCTTGATAGGGAGCGCTACCCCCAAGTGGTTCCTACCCTGAAAAATTCTTGATAGGGAGCGCTACCCCCAAGTGATTCCTACCCGACACGAATTCATATCAGTCAAGCTCCAATGAGGTTACCGAACAGTgaatgggaaaccaaaaaaaaattccttataTGCAGTGTATAGGGTTGCTCCTCTCTTAACCAGAGGTCCCGGTTTCGAGGTCGGGTATGAAAAATTCTTGATAGGGAGCGCTACACCCAAATGGGTCCTACCCGACGCGTATCTAGATCATTCGGACTCCAACGCTGTTACCGAACACTGAATgggaaacaaaaagaaaaaaaatcctcatatgcagtggatggggctgcgtggatggggctgctcctcTCTTAACCAGCAATCCCGGGTTCGAGTCCGGTATGAAAATTCTTGGTAGGGAATGCTACATCGGAATGAGTCCTATCTACTGCGAATTCAAATCAGTGGGACTCCAATGCACTTACCGAACACtcaatgaaaaaccaaaaaaaaaaaaaaaagaaaaatttcctCATCAACCTTCCCTATATATACACACCATCTCCTCACACTCTTTTCTCATAATTACAAACACATTACAACTCAAAAAAAAACTTCACAACAAATCTCAAAATCACTATAAACAAATTCATTtctcttgaaaaaaaaatcatctttttgcCATTCCAAAACAATGTCAACCCTTCAATCTTCAAATCGAATCGAGCCACGACTAATTATACCATCAACAAAACATGATACGAGCGATAATAACCCTGATACGATTATTATCGCGAAGCTATACACGATAAGGGAAGCTATCACGGATCGCGTAGAGATgcataaaaatatttgtgaacAAAGATGTCAATGGAACACTATGCTATTGACATCAATTAATTGTATAACACTAGCAGCTGCAACAATTACTGCAATTGCAATTACTAGTACTAGTCcaatttttggactaaaattatGTTCCACATTGATGTACTTTGCTGTCACTTGTATGTTAGTGTTATTGAATCAGTTACAGCCATCGCAATTAGCTGAAGAACAACGAAATGCATCAAGATTGTTTCGAAATCTACTTAACCAGATCGATACAACTTTATCAATCGGTCAACCTGTTAGTAATAGTGGGGTGAAAATGGCTATGCTCAGTGTTTTGGCACTTGACAAGGCGTATCCATTGCCTATTATAGGTACAATGCTCGATAAATTCCCTTATATAATCGAGCCTGCTGTATGGTGGCCTCAACAACAACGACAAACAAATTCCAAAATTGTACTCTATGATAATCGTGATGATTGTGATGGTTGGAATGGGGAACTCGAGGAGGAAATGAGACAAACAAAGTCCAAGATAGTTAATGAAAATCGCGGTGATTGTAATGGTTGGAATGGGAAACTGGAGGAGGAAATGAGTCGAACAAATTCCAAAATAGTCAATGAAAATCGCGATGATTGTAATGGTTGGAACAGGAAACTGGAGGAGGACATGAGGGAAGTAGCGAAAATCCTGGAGAAAAAAGACCAAGAAGAGTACATTAGGCTAGCTACAAAGGCCTTAAATTTAAACAAATTCCTCGCGGTTTTGGGTCCTGTACTAACAGGATTGGCGACAATTGGCTCCGCTCTTGTGGGATCTTCGCGTTCCTGGGTGGATATGATTGGCGTAGTGCCGGGGGCGTTGGCGTGTATCGTCAACACAATGCAACATGGTGGACAAGTTGGAATGGTGTTTGAGATGTATAGAAGCAATGCAGGTTTTTTTAAGTACATGAAAGAGTCAATTGAATCAAATTTGATGGAAAAAGATGTTAATAAAAGGGAAAATGGTGAAGTTTTTGAAATGAAATTAGCTTTGAAGTTGGGTAGAAGTTTGTGTGAGCTAAGGGAACTTGCTAATTCTTATTCTTCATGTAAAATAGAAGAGTTGGATGAATTTGCAAGCAAACTTTTTTAGTGATTTATTGTTCTTGTAGTAATTTGAGATAAATTTAGTACTCGTAACTATGACCAAATTTTGCTACGACATAGTTCAACTTCACGGGGGCCCTATTATCTCTGAACtaatttttagcatatttttgtcaacttttttagctgacgtggTACATGGAAGTTCTCACGCGCCTCAATTGTTTAACCTCACTCAAGGTACCACATCAGTAAAAAAgtgtgacaaaaatacgctaaaattgagttaggggtaataggactctcgtgaaattgaagtgtgtcgtaacaactgtGGTCATAGTtcaagaatatattattattcttCATGTAAAATAGAAGAGCTAGATGAATTTGCAAGCAAACTTTTTTAGTGATTTTTTTGATCTTGTAGTAATTTGAGATAAGAATTTAGAACCCTAACTATGACCAAATTCGTTATGACACACTTTAGTTTCACGGCGGTCCTATTACCcctctgaactaaattttagcatatttttgtaaacctttttagctgacgtggcacATGGAAGTTCTTCACGCACTTCGGGTGTTTAACTTCATGCAAGGTGCCACATCAGCACAAAACGGTGACAAAAATAGAACTCACGTGAAGCTGGAgggtgtcgtaacaactttggtCATAATTCGAGATATTTTCTCATTCTTCATGTAAAATATAAGAGCTAGATGAATTTGCCAGCAAACTTTTTAGTGATTTTTTTGATGTGGTTGTAATTTTTATTGATAGTGTCAATGTATGTATTGTTATGTGTATACTTGTAGATCTACTTATAACATGTGTTCGATCTGATCGATGAAGAAGGCAAGGTTGTTGATCGATTTACCCTTTTATTACTTTTGCCTTTTGGGTTGGGTCGGGTTTTAAAATTAGTCTTATGGTTATTAAGTAAGGGATTTTTCACGTGGATTGTCCAAGTGACGTTTTTTGTCCATGTAGCATGCTTGGTGTCCAACCGTTAGAGAGAGGGGTGATCTTGAGCCAAAAAAACTAACGAAGGGTAATTTTGCTCTATTTTGGATAATTTGGAggtatttttgactcttttctgTTGATAGAATCAATGTATATATTATTATGTTTATACTTGTAGATCTACTTATAACATATTCTTTTGTTCATTTTATAACTATGTATAAGAGTTTAAGTAGCATATGTGAGTGTTTTAAAAGGTGTGGACATGAGGCGAGAAGTTTTATTTAATACCAGGTGATGTGTCAGCCTTAGACGCATTTTAAGTGTCTCGAGGTTTATGTCTATGTTATGTGACAACTGTCCCATATTAGATAAATAGAGAAATGTTAATGAGTTTATAGGCTAAATGGGTTCTCCCACCAATCAGACTAGTCTTGTCTAGTGGGTTCTCCCGTTTGGTCTATAACATTGATGCTCTTGTTGAAAACTGATGATCCATGCGTGGAGCAGCGACTCAGAGTGGTGGTATGGACCTAAGAGGGGTGTCAATCGTGCCCTACGAGGTCGTTAGTTCTCAAGTGGGATCCACACGTGGGGCCATGACTCGGAGTGTGGCCTAGATCCAAGAGGGATGTTAGCCGTGACCAACGAGATCGTTGGTTCTCAGGCGGGGCAATTGTTATATACGAattatccaacatcaaataaataGAGAAATGAATATGCACAAGACACTtgtattactattattaatttaatataaacatcaaataaatatattttttttagatgaaTAATCTCTAACCAGGGAAAGAATCTttaaaaaggaggaaaaaaacaCGTTTGTGTGTACCTAGGGAATATTGTCAAGACCTTGATTGCTTAACTggctaaaataaataaagattggCATGTGATTGTGACaactcaattttattatttattaatttgggAATAACCAATAAAACAAATGACATTGTGATTCCCTAGTCCAAGTGATCATAGCAAATTATTATTGAATACCTCccatgtatacacacacacacatatatatatgtgtgtgtatgtatacatgtatatg
Proteins encoded in this window:
- the LOC107869838 gene encoding probable F-box protein At4g22030, translating into MSTLQSSNRIEPRLIIPSTKHDTSDNNPDTIIIAKLYTIREAITDRVEMHKNICEQRCQWNTMLLTSINCITLAAATITAIAITSTSPIFGLKLCSTLMYFAVTCMLVLLNQLQPSQLAEEQRNASRLFRNLLNQIDTTLSIGQPVSNSGVKMAMLSVLALDKAYPLPIIGTMLDKFPYIIEPAVWWPQQQRQTNSKIVLYDNRDDCDGWNGELEEEMRQTKSKIVNENRGDCNGWNGKLEEEMSRTNSKIVNENRDDCNGWNRKLEEDMREVAKILEKKDQEEYIRLATKALNLNKFLAVLGPVLTGLATIGSALVGSSRSWVDMIGVVPGALACIVNTMQHGGQVGMVFEMYRSNAGFFKYMKESIESNLMEKDVNKRENGEVFEMKLALKLGRSLCELRELANSYSSCKIEELDEFASKLF